The following are encoded together in the Pygocentrus nattereri isolate fPygNat1 chromosome 15, fPygNat1.pri, whole genome shotgun sequence genome:
- the polr2l gene encoding DNA-directed RNA polymerases I, II, and III subunit RPABC5 — MIIPVRCFTCGKIVGNKWEAYLGLLQAEYTEGDALDALGLKRYCCRRMLLSHVDLIEKLLNYAPLEK, encoded by the exons aTGATCATCCCAGTGCGCTGCTTCACCTGCGGGAAGATTGTGGGCAACAAGTGGGAGGCTTATTTAGGGCTCCTTCAGGCAGAGTACACAGAGGG TGATGCGTTGGACGCTCTCGGGCTGAAGCGGTACTGCTGCAGGAGGATGCTGCTGTCTCACGTCGATCTCATTGAGAAGTTACTGAACTATGCACCGCTGGAGAAATAG